The Rosa rugosa chromosome 1, drRosRugo1.1, whole genome shotgun sequence genomic sequence TCCGACTACATATCCAAATTCCAAAAGGTTCGagctataatttttcttttattttgttaatAGAAAATTAATTGCAACTTTTTTCATGACTGTAAGGATCAAAAATaaattttctcatattttatCCTACATGGCAAAATGTCATGTTTATATGGATACGGTCACATCACTTACATGAATGGTAGTACAGTTGAATGTTTATGTTATGTCTCATACAGTCGTATTATATTAGCTATTATGCCTCTTAAATTGATACttgtctttaaaaaaaaaaaattggttggaTCCGACTACCCTTAATCATAGAAATTTAGGCCATTTGGTACGCAAGCTCAGCAAGTAAAATTGGTAGTATAAAATTTTCAACCCAAGATCTCTTACGTAAATTTGAACTCATTCTACAAtttaatacattttttttttggtgtaaaCAATTTAATACATTTGCCTTAAAAATAGAACTATTTCTTCAAAAATAATTGCAATCAAAATATCTCATAGGTCAGTCTGATCGGTGAGTTTGTTGTCTCCGCAACATCTGAGGCTCTCAGTTGCTCCTAGACCtttaaatggaccggatttggattggatcgacctaaatccaaatccaaatccgtttacttaaaaaaaaatcgatccaaacccgctccgttaacccggcggatcattgatagctcgatccaaatccgtatccgccggattaacggatacccgatccgctaatccgacccgtttataatttcaaatattttaaaattttaaatagtaatattaaatttatatcatgatacctcataagatattaataacatattaaaacaacatgaaaattatcaccaaaagtagaattacattatcaaaattcttaatacttcttggaatcttgggtgatggactgtcccttagatttctgcaaaaaatttgTACTAGAAAttattcatattttatatttttaaataataataatatattaataaaaaataatattttattattacaaaaacgggccggatcattaacggatcggatcgacctaaatccgtatttgatccgttaaataaacgggttaacggattcggatcattaacggatcaacggatcaaaattttcgatccaaacccgtccaatagccacggatctggagcgggtccggatcaaaatccggtctaTTTACAGGTCTAGTTGCTCCTAAAGCTTTTGAGTATCAATCTTCGGTTAAGTCGCTTCTCAAATATTTCGGATCACAACCACTCTCTCTCAAGGATAATAAGTAAGTTAAGTAAATTTCATCATAAATACAGGATGAATGCGAATGCAAAGCATCTATGGTTAATGTCTTTGGATGCCTCAAGTATCAGGCGAAAATCGCATATCGTTGAGACTAACAGCTTTTAcaaaaactcaatatttcaagTACTTTAAAAAATAACAACTtactatccaaaaaaaaaaaaaaaataacaacttaatacccaaaaaaaaaaaaaaaaaaaatacctttCGTGTTCAAGGGGTTGTTTTGGtttaaaaaccaaaaccaaaaccaccgGCTCTCCCGTCAGAACACAACGGTGctcaacaaccaaaaaaaacaGGACCGAGCAGCAGAACGATCAAAGCCCAGATTCAAACCAGCATAGAAATTCGCTCAAGTATTTACTTTACGGAACTAGAGGTATGCTTCATCTCTCATTCTTGTTTTTGGCGAATTGAGATGAAATTAGCTATTCAATTTGCTAAAATTCGGAGAACTAGAATCAACTTGTGTACTTGAGCTGAGCGGGTCTAGAGAATTTCGGCGATTTGAATTAGAGTTTCATGAACTGGATTTGGTTTTCTGTGGTAGTCTGGTTCTTggaaaattcaaagcaaactgaATTGCTTACAATTGCTTCAGTCTTGTGTTACTACAAGCACACTTAAAACTGTTATATACTTGGGGTTTTGCCGgttatattttagttttttttttctttaatttttgctgattatttgttattttattCAGAAATTAGGGCTACTTTATCAGTTTTCTAGGGAGATAATCATAATGCAATGTGTTTGActgtttgttttaatttttgatcttcTCATTGGATCATACTCTACTGGCTTGTTGTAATTAGTCACTAATCGATGCTCTTCACTTGTTTCAGGTAAGAGTTTCTCCTGGAAGGCATCTGCGAAGGTTTCGTTCACCGCTTGATCTCGAACAATGGTGAGGCAGTTAGCCCCTTTTTCTGCAGATCTGAAAAATGGAAGTTTTAAAATTTGTTGCTGTTGATCCTGAGTTGTTATCGTTTCTGTGAAATTTTTGAACTTTCAGGAAGGAGGAAGTGACTTAGATGCCCAAATAGAGAAATTGCTGAATGTGGAGAAACAAATGAGGCTCTCTGGTGATGTGGCGGGAACCAAGAAGGCTGTCACTGACATTCTTGAGCTTTGCTTTAAAGCAGGTGCTTGGAAGACCCTCAATGACCAGATTCTGGTCTTGTCCAAACGCCGTGGTCAGCTCAAGCAGGTGCCTATTTAGTAAAACTTTGATTGTTTGGCATCTATGCTGTTTAGTTTTGTGAAGTTTAAGGTTGTATTAGTACCTAGCTAGTTACAATGTCTCTTTAGGTTTCATCCGGGCATTGAGCCCAACAAACAACTATCACAAAACCACTAGGTTTAGGAAGACCAAAAGATCATCAAACAACTAGAACAGCGGTAGAAAGGAAATAGGGGGAGTAGTAATGCCTTGAATACCCAGTTCAAGGGAATGACCCGGGCATGCCCATCTGCAGAAGCCTTTAAATATGCTGCATGACCAAATCCAACATTTGCGTTAGTCTACATTTAGAAAGTAGAGTTCTTCCAATGCCCAAATAAGAGGTTGACCCCAAGTGAAGAGTCAATCGTTGTACCAATGTACCCTAACCTTCAGGTACTTAAATTCCCACTCCTAAGCCAACTTAAGCCTGTAATCTAACCAACAGCCAAGCTTTAAGTACTTCACCAGCTCCCAAATCAACAGAAACAAGGAATCCAATCCCCAATATTTAAGCAATCCTCCAGCTACAGTATAACCAGAATTATCAATTCTGGATCCATCTACCTTCTGTTTAAACAAAACCAGTGGGGGGAGGCTTCCAATTAATCAAAACTTACTTGCAAGGGGGCTTGCTAGAAGATGACTCATTGCCATCCACCCGGACTACCAGTTGGAGAACAGGGAAGTTAAATTCAGATTCAAATACCCAACAGCATCCTATTTTCAGATTAGCACTCAGAAAAGTACTTGAAGTGCTTCTTTAAGGAAGCTCATGCCAAGTGCTTCTATGACTCAAATAGTACTTGTAACTTTTTTTGGCAAACGCTGCCAAAAGCTCTTTTGTTAGTCTGAAAGCGCTTTAGCCCATTTTAGAAGCAATCCCAAAGGGAGTCAATGCCTTTCAAGTGCTAGAAGCAGGACTAGAAGCATCAAGCATCCATATCACAACCAGAGCCTTTAGATACGAAACATATTGGCCCGCTGATTGGATTTGGATCCCTTCagcttggaaaaaaaaaaaaaagggtttccTTCAGCCGGCCTTTCAGTATAAGCTTTATTCTTCACATAAGATATCTTAATCCTAAGATCACCAAACTGCTTAGCTAGAAGTCTTTCTCATGCAAGTATGGTTATGAGAAAGAGAATCCCACTTAACATATTCTAATTAATCTCTCAATGGCACAAATCGCGATAGGAAGTGTGGCAGATGACATGGAGTATTGAGAATGGAAGAATGACAGTCTGAGTTAGAGTAAGTTTACCTGGCATACTCAAAAGCTGACTGTTCCTAGATGACCACTTGGCTTTTATCTTGTCAACCACAGCACTTTAAGTTGCTTTATTAACTCGACTCTCAGTCAGGGAAAAACCAAGATGTTCCTCAACTAAGAATGCCATAATCATCACTTATTTATGAACAAGGTCTTTGTTGGTTTTATGAGGAACATACAATCTACAGTTGTCAGAATTCACTCGTTGCCCAAAAGAAGACAAAATTCATAGCTTAGTACTCTGAACTTACAAAAAGTAGTTTCACCAAACAAGGTGAGGTcatcaacaaaaaataaatgagaaatgTAGACACAAGATTTTGCCACTCAAAAATGTCTGGAGTCTCTGATAATCAGTAATGTACAGCGCTTTTGCCATTGAGTATTTTTGTTCAGAAAAGTAGAAAACTCAGTTTTTTAACTTCTTATGGTGTTTTCATGTCTGTTTTAATTATCTTGTATAGTTACAGTTTACGAATAGTTTATATTGTTCCTATTTCTTTTTCAGTGAAAAGGCATTCGTCTCTTGTAAGTTATATATAGATAGTTGCTTtacatgtatacatatatatagatatatcagTTAGAGTATTATTTGGTGGTCCCTTTTGAAGGAGCAGCTACACTTGTGATTGCGTTTCCTCCCATTAGGCTTTCTTATCTTTAAAGAAGAATATTCTGTGGATATGTATTTATTATTGTGTAAATACATGTTTTTGATCTAGTGGTTAGAGACTTCATATTAAATCCGAAGACTATTTGGAATGTAGTTATCTGTGGCCTCGTCTTATCTAGTATTCTTAATAATCCTGTATTGATAATAGTGTGGTGTATAGCTTAATAGTTCTGATTGTATGTTTCTAGTTTTCATGGATAATATAGTATATTAAAATAAGTTTATAAGTTTATGTGCTACAATTGTTATTGTGATCGGGTTTGTTTCTATACAGGCTGTAACTGCATTGGTCCAGCAAGCAATGCAATATATTGATCAGACACCTGATCTTGAAACTCGTATAGAGCTGATTAAAACACTAAATAATGTTTCTGCCGGGAAGGTAAACAAGTGCTGGGatgtttcttgttttgtaataTGTAATTATGTAACTTGACTTTATGTAATGTGAGCTTTATTGTTCTCTAGATATATGTTGAAATTGAGAGAGCACGGTTAATCAAAAGACTTGCAAAGATCAAGGAAGAGCAAGGGCTTATTGCTGAAGCTGCTGATTTGATGCAAGAAACTGCGGTCAGTGCAGATATACATAATTTATTCCCCCAccccagaaaaagaaaagaaaataattttagCAGTCATATTAAATCATTAAGCTTCGCAGGTGGAAACATTTGGTGCTATGGCAAAAACTGAGAAGATTGCATTCATTCTTGAACAAGTATGGTCCAATTTCCTTTTGATTTACTCATTAATTTAAAGCACAGCTGtttagatttttgtttttgttagaaATTCGAGTCATTTGTAAATGATTCGATTTTGTAGGTTCGTTTGTGCGAAGACCGTCAGGATTATGTTCGTGCTCAAATACTGTCGAGGAAGATTAGTCCAAGGGTGTTTGATGTTGAtacttcaaaagaaaagaaaaaacccaaGGAAGGTGATAATGTTGTTGAAGAAGCTCCTGCTGATGTACCATCGCTCTTGGAGTTGAAGCGGATCTACTATGAATTAATGATACGGTATGTTAGTATTTGTTTTTATCCCTATTCAATGTGTTTATTCTCTTTTTCTTATTACAATATTTTCCCTACAGTTTGCTAAAGCTTCACAAATGGTTCTGTGTGAATGAAATAGATTATAATGGAATTACTCATTATTGAAATTTGGTTATTTTGGGTGTTGATACCTTTAA encodes the following:
- the LOC133724467 gene encoding 26S proteasome non-ATPase regulatory subunit 12 homolog A-like encodes the protein MEGGSDLDAQIEKLLNVEKQMRLSGDVAGTKKAVTDILELCFKAGAWKTLNDQILVLSKRRGQLKQAVTALVQQAMQYIDQTPDLETRIELIKTLNNVSAGKIYVEIERARLIKRLAKIKEEQGLIAEAADLMQETAVETFGAMAKTEKIAFILEQVRLCEDRQDYVRAQILSRKISPRVFDVDTSKEKKKPKEGDNVVEEAPADVPSLLELKRIYYELMIRYYSHNNDYLEICRCYKAIYEIPSVKEDPAQWIPILRKICWYLVLSPYDPMQSSLLNSTLEDKNLSEVPNFRLLLKQVVTMEVIQWTTLWNKFKDEFENEKNMLGGSLGDKAAEDLKQRIIEHNILVVSKYYSRVTLKRLAELLCLSIQDAEKHLSEMVVSKALVAKIDRPIGIICFQTAKDSNNVLNSWATNLEKLLDLVEKSCHQIHKETMVHKAALKV